A window of the Candidatus Nitrosotalea okcheonensis genome harbors these coding sequences:
- a CDS encoding galactose-1-phosphate uridylyltransferase: MGDLRKDYSIDRFVITSPDPQPIVDSKKCPYCPGNESMTNPSTLSLVAKDGMLQRLQDTEDNYVQNWSVRVFESKNPIVTTTSENSYSDRPLYSEPAYGYHYVVVASEKHKDSLASISTEQWSNVLVVIQDRLRWLYTQRGVTYVSIYVDHGKEAGGSTTHAHLNIVTFSTIPPVIELEAEAAHKILNEKGICPMCQTVGTETGGPRQILQTEGFLAFCPWAPSHPYEFWIYPKKHITSFSKITQKEINDLSLILRATLGGLGNTMKNLSYNMVFHLSPEKKNNRQIHWHIEVYPQADPWSGLERGYGVFLNKVTPEKAAEELGSACRKELANLVGIV; this comes from the coding sequence ATGGGGGATTTAAGGAAGGATTATTCTATTGATCGCTTTGTGATCACATCTCCTGATCCACAACCTATAGTTGATTCAAAAAAATGTCCATATTGCCCAGGAAATGAATCCATGACTAACCCGTCTACACTTTCTCTTGTGGCAAAAGATGGAATGTTGCAGAGGCTGCAGGATACAGAAGATAACTATGTTCAGAATTGGTCAGTTAGAGTATTTGAAAGTAAAAATCCTATTGTCACCACCACATCAGAAAATTCCTATAGCGATAGACCGCTTTACAGCGAACCAGCTTATGGATATCATTATGTTGTAGTTGCTTCGGAAAAACACAAAGATTCTCTGGCAAGTATATCGACTGAACAATGGTCCAACGTGCTTGTGGTAATCCAAGATAGACTTAGGTGGTTATACACACAGCGTGGAGTGACATATGTTTCAATCTATGTAGACCATGGAAAAGAAGCAGGCGGCTCTACAACTCATGCACATCTGAATATTGTAACATTTTCAACTATACCGCCTGTTATAGAACTAGAGGCAGAGGCTGCACACAAAATACTAAATGAAAAAGGAATATGCCCAATGTGCCAAACTGTTGGTACTGAAACTGGTGGACCAAGACAAATACTCCAGACTGAAGGCTTTCTTGCTTTTTGTCCATGGGCCCCATCTCATCCATATGAATTTTGGATTTATCCAAAAAAACACATAACAAGTTTTTCCAAGATAACTCAAAAAGAGATAAACGATCTGTCTCTAATTTTGCGCGCTACCTTGGGTGGGCTTGGAAATACAATGAAAAACCTGTCATACAATATGGTATTTCATCTTTCACCGGAAAAGAAGAACAACAGGCAGATTCATTGGCACATTGAAGTTTATCCACAAGCTGATCCTTGGTCTGGACTTGAGAGGGGATATGGCGTGTTTCTCAATAAGGTGACTCCTGAAAAAGCTGCAGAAGAGCTTGGTTCAGCGTGCAGAAAAGAGCTTGCAAATCTTGTTGGAATAGTTTAG